From the genome of Streptomyces sp. V2I9:
GCATGTTCGCCGGAACGCTCGCCGCGATCCCGTTCGGCATGGCCGACTTCGCCGCGCTGGAGTCCGCGCCGCTCGCCGCCCTGCCCACCCCCTTCGCCTTCGGGACACCGGAGTTCCGGCCCGCCGCGATCCTCTCCCTCTGCATCGTCATGCTCGTCCTGATGACGGAATCCTCGGCCGGGATGCTCGCCCTCGGCGAGATCTGCGACCGCCGCACCGACGGGCGCACCATCACCCGCGGACTGCGCACCGACGGCATCGCCACCCTCCTCGGCCCGGTCTTCGGCGGATTTCCCACCAGCGCCTTCGCCCAGAACGTCGGCGTCGTCTCGCTCACCCGGGTCCGCAGCCGGTACGTCGTCGCGGCGGCGGGCGCGGTGCTCCTGGTCCTCGGCGCCTTCCCGGTGCTCGGCGCGGTCGTCTCGCTCGTCCCGATGCCCGTCCTCGGCGGCGCCGGCATCGTCCTCTTCGGCTCCATCGCGGTCAGCGGCATCCGTACGCTCGCCGAAGCCGGCCTCGACGACAGCTCCAACATCATCCTGGTCGCCGTCGCGCTCGGGGCGGGCATCATCCCGCTCGCCGCGCCCACCTTCTACGCCGGATTCCCGGCCTGGGCGCAGACCGTCCTCGGCTCCGGGATCAGCGCGGGAGCCCTGGTCGCGGTCGTGCTCAACCTGTTCTTCCACCATCTCGGCACCCACAGCCGCCCGGCTGTGGCACTCAAATCCTCCTAGGGTCCTGCCGTGCCCACATCGCCACAGAGAGAAGAAGGAAGCGCCATGGCAGCTTCGGCAGACCCTCAGCGCATCGTCATCGAGAACTGTTCGATCGCCACCGTCGACGCCCACGACACCGAGTACGCCTCCGGGCACATCGTCGTGGCCGGCAACCGCATCGAGTCCGTCGGCGCGGGCAGCGCCCCCGAGGGCCTCACCGGGGTCGCCCGGCGGGTCGACGCCACCGGGCACCTCGCCACCCCCGGTCTGGTCAACACCCACCACCACTTCTACCAGTGGATCACCCGGGGCCTGGCCACCGACCACAACCTCTTCGACTGGCTGGTCGCCCTCTACCCGACCTGGGCGCGCATCGACGAACCGATGGCCCGAGCCGCCGCGCAGGGCTCGCTCGCCATGATGGCCCGCGGCGGCGTCACCACCGCCATGGACCACCACTACGTCTTCCCGAAGGGCTCCGGCGACCTGTCCGGCGCGATCATCGGCGCGGCCCGCGAGATGGGCGTACGGTTCACCCTCGCCCGCGGGTCCATGGACCGCAGCGAGAGGGACGGCGGCCTGCCCCCGGACTTCGCCGTCGAGACCCTGGAAGGCGCGCTCGCCGCCACCGAGGCCACCGTCGACGCCCACCACGACGCCTCCTTCGACGCCATGACGCAGGTCGCCGTCGCGCCCTGCTCGCCCTTCTCCGTCTCCACCGAACTGATGCGTCAGGGCGCTGAGTTGGCACGTCGTAAAGGCGTGCGGCTGCACACCCACGGATCGGAGACCGTGGAGGAGGAACAGTTCTGCAAGGAACTGTTCGGGATGGGCCCGACCGCATACTTCGAGTCGACCGGATGGCTCGGCGAGGACGTGTGGATGGCCCACTGCGTCCACATGAACGACTCCGACATCGCCGCCTTCGCCCGGACGGGCACCGGCGTCGCCCACTGCCCGTCCTCCAACGCCCGCCTCGCCGCCGGGATCGCCCGCGTCCCGGACATGCTCGCCGCCGGGGTGCCGGTCGGCCTCGGCGTGGACGGCACCGCCTCCAACGAGTCCGGCGAACTCCACACCGAGCTGCGCAACGCGCTGCTCATCAACCGCCTCGGCGCCCACCGCGAGGCGGCCCTCAACGCCCGTCAGGCCCTGCGCCTCGGGACCATCGGCGGAGCCCAGGTGCTGGGCCGCGCCGACCAGATCGGCTCCCTGGAGGCCGGCAAGCTCGCCGACCTCGTCCTGTGGAAGCTGGACACCCTGGCCCACTCCTCGATCGCCGACCCGGTGACCGCGCTCATCTTCGGCGCGGCCGCCCCGGTGACCCTCTCCCTCGTCGACGGCAAGCCGGTCGTCGAGGGGGACCACCTCACCACGGTGGACGAGGACGCCATCGCCCGTGTCACCCGCGACGAGGCCCGCCGCCTCGCGCAGATCGCCGCCGGATCCTGACTCCGCGCGGCAACCCGTCCGGCCGGAGCTCCGCTCCGCACGGACATCCCCGACCGGCCGGTCGAGGGGGACGGCCCGAGACCGGCCGCCGTGGGCCCGAGCGGGGCCCGCGGCAGCCGGTCCGGCGGACGCGCGCCCCAGCGTGCGCGCCCGCCGGACCGGTGATGAGGGCTGCCCGCGCCCACCCCCACGCGCGTGCGTCCCGAACGCCCATCTGCACCACCTGCACCACCTGAGAGCCGCAAGCATCACCGCACCACTCACGCATCACCTCCCTGAACCCCACGTCGCCGACGGCGTGAAACCGACCGGAGGAACCGCCCGTGGCCGCCAAGCCCAGGTTTCGCACAGACGCAGACGCAGCCGCCCCCGACGCGACGGCCGACACCGCCGCGGAAGCCGACCGGAAGCATCCGGTCGACGAGACCCTTCCCCCACTGAAGATGTTCACCAGCGGCCTCCAGCACGTGGCCGCCATGTACGCGGGCGTGGTGGCCCCGCCGCTCATCGTGGGGCCGGCCGTCGGCCTCACCGCCAAGGAGACCGCTTTCCTGATGGGGGCGAGCCTGTTCACCGCGGGGATCGCCACCCTGCTCCAGACCATCGGCTTCTGGAAGGTCGGCGCCCGGCTGCCCTTCGTCAACGGCGTCTCGTTCGCCGGCGTCGCCCCGATGATCGCGATAGGCAAGGACCGGGGACACGACGGGACAGCCGTCATCTTCGGCGCGATCATCGTCGCGAGCCTGCTCGGGTTCGTCCTCGCCCCGTACTTCTGCAAACTGGTGCGCTTCTTCCCGCCCGTCGTGACCGGCACCGTGATCACCCTGATCGGCGTCTCGCTCCTCCCGGTCGCCTTCAACTGGTCCCAGGGCGGCAACGCCGCGGCCGACGACTACGGTTCGATGACCAACATCACCATGGCCGCCGTGACCCTCGTGGTCGTCCTGGCCCTGCGCAAACTCCTGCGCGGCTTCCTCCAGCAGATCGCGATCCTGCTCGGGCTGGTCATCGGCACCCTCATCGCCATCCCCGCCGGCATCACCGACTTCGGCGCCATCAAGGAGGCCGACGTGGTCGGCTTCCCGACGCCCTTCGCCTTCGGCGCCCCGCAGTTCGAGATCGCCGCCATCATCTCCATGTGCATCGTGATGCTGGTCTGCATGACCGAGTCCACCGCGGACATGCTGGCCCTCGGCAAGATCGTCGACCGCCCCGCCGACGAGAAGATCATCGAGGGCGGCCTGCGCGCCGACACCCTCGGCAGCGCCATCAGCCCGATCTTCAACGGCTTCATGTGCAGTGCGTTCGCCCAGAACGTCGGCCTCGTCGCCATGACGAAGATCCGCAGCCGCTTCGTCGTCGCGGCGGGCGGCGTGATCCTGATCCTCCTCGGCCTCGTCCCGGTGGCCGCCTCGGTCATCGCCCTCGTACCGCTGCCGGTCCTCGGCGGCGCGGGCATCGTCCTGTTCGGCACGGTCGCGGCCAGCGGCATCCAGACCCTGGCCACCGCCGCGCTGGAGAAGGGCGAGAACGCGCTCATCGTGGCGGCCGCCGTGGGCATCGGGCTGATCCCGATCGCCGCGCCGCAGTTCTACCACGCCTTCCCCGAGGACCTGCTGGTCGTCCTCGACTCCGGCATCTCCACCGGCTGCGTGGTGGCGATCGTGCTCAACCTCGCCTTCAACCACTTCGGCCGCAAGCCCGGCCCGGCGGACCAACCTCCGGCCAACGGCGAGCACGTGGTCCCGGCGGCCGCCGGGGTGGGCGTGCACTGACGGATCGGCCCGCCTCGCCCCGGCCCGGTGAGGCCCGCGTGCGGGTCCACCGGGCCGTCGGCCCGCCGCGGGCCCCGCGCCCGGCGGGCCGGCCGGGCGCGGGGCCCGCGAGCCGGCCGGCGCGCGTCGCCTGTAGCGTCGGGGGCATGGAAGATCAGTCTGTTGTGGATGTCGGCGATGTGCGCCTCGCGTACCGGACCTGGGGCGACGCGTTCGGCTCGCCCGTCGTGCTGCTGCACGGCCTCGGCGGTTCGGCCGCGAACTGGGAGGCGGCCGGCTCCCTGCTGGGCCAGGAGTGGCGGGTCTTCGCCCTGGACCTGCGCGGCCACGGTGAGAGCGACTGGCCCGACGACTACGGCCTGGACCTGATGGCCGAGGACGTCGTGGGCTTCCTCGACGAACTGGAACTGGACCGGGTCGGCCTCGTCGGCCACGGCATGGGCGGTGTCGTCGCCCGGCTGCTGGCCCAGGAGCACTCCGACCGGGTGGAGCGGCTGGTGCTGGTGGAGACCCCGGCCCCGTTCGCCGGCGATCCGGGTCCGGCGGGGCGGGCGGAGGGCCCCGTGGACTACGACGAGAACGCGGTGCCCGCCGTGCACGACCAGCTCGCCGACCCCGGCCCGGACGCGGACGAGGGCCTCGGCGACATCGTGTCCCCGACGATGATCATCACCGGTGGGCCGGAGAGCACGATGGAGCAGCACCGCCAGGCCGACGTGGCCTCCCTGATCCCGGACTGCCGGCTGATCACTGTTCCGGGCGGCCACCGGATGCACGAGACCCGCGCGGACCAGGTGGCCGCGCACATCACGGAGTTCTTCACGAGCTGAGGAATCCTGTCGCCGGTCCGGGCGGCGGCCGGCGCGCCCTGGTCGGACGGGGACGATGCTGCGGGCCGGTTCCCGCGTCCACGCGACGTAGGGGAGAGCCGCCCCGTCGGGCCCCCGGCAGGGAGGGCGGTGGCGGTCTCCTCGCAGCCGCACGTACCGGACCCCGCTCCCCGGTCCCGCCTGACCCGAACCGCGCTCCCGGGGCCGCGACCGCGAACGCTCACCCCCTGGACCGCCCGACGGTTGGACGACCCGGGCGGTACGGCGACTGAGCCCCCTCCTCAGGTCCCCCTCGGCGGGCCGCGTCCTCATCCGCACGGCGCATACGGTCCGCCCCGGCGGATGAAGCGCGGCTGCCCTGCTCCGGGCCAGCATGGACGTCATGACGACCGAGACCGCCCCGCGCCCCGCCGCCTCCGCACCCGCACCCGCGCCCGCCTGGGCTCGCCGCGCCGCCCACGCCATCGCGCTGTGCGCCCTCCCGTCCGGCCTGTGGCGCATCGCCATGGCGTCCGGCGTCTACGTGGGCTACAGCGACCAGGTACTGCGCGACATCTTCGACATCCCCGGCTGGGGCGTCGCCTACGTCGTCGGGCTCTCCGTCCTCATCGAGCTGGGCGCCCTGTTTCCGCTGCTGCTCGTCAGCGACCGGTGGCTGCCGGTGCCTCCCGGGGTCCTCGCCCCGCTGGCCTGGACCGCCTCGGGCGTCCTCGTCCTGGTGGCACTGTGGCAACTCGTCGTCGCCCTCACCGTCGAGAGCCAGACGTACCTGGCGAGCGGTACGGCACAGACCGTCTGGGGCTTGGTCTTCGCCCCGCTGTTCGCCATCCCGGCCCTGATGACCGCAGTGACCTGGTCGTACGCGAAGCGGCACCGGGCGCGGCCCTGACCCCTCCCGCGCCTCGACACCGGCCCCCGCCCGGGCACCGCAGGGCGCGCGATCCCCGGCGTGCCGTACGGGCGCGATCCCCGGCGTGCCGTACAGGACGGTTCTCCTCGGCCCCGCACGGGCCGACTGCCGGGCCAGGCGGGCGAGCAGCCCCCGTACGGTGTGGTCGGGGCAGGGGGTGGGGGCGGCCGGCGCCCCGTCGTCGATCGCCCCGAGCAGACCTTCGATCCGCCGGGCGGCCGGTTCCGGGCCGGGATGGCGGCGGAGCCCGAGGCGGAGGCTTCCCGTGCATCCGTACGAGGGAGCCCCTTCGGCCGCCGAGGACGCATCGGCCGACCCATCGCCCGGCCGGAGGGGCGGGCAGTGCAACCCGGCACATAGCGGATGGTTCCCCTCCGGCCTCTTGTGGGCATCCGCCCCACCGTGGCATACAGGTCTGGACCATTGCTGTCCGGATGGAAGGCACCACCGTGCGACGCCCCCACGTACCAGCCGCGTTGGCCTGTTCCGCCCTGCTGCTCGCCCCCCTCATCGCCGCCTGCGGCGGCACCGCCGAAGCCGACACGCAGCCGCCCGCCACCCCTCGGGGCGTGACCGCCCAGGCCAGCAGCTCCACGTCGGTGCACGTGATGTGGAAGGCCGCCACCGACGACAGGAAGGTCGCC
Proteins encoded in this window:
- a CDS encoding nucleobase:cation symporter-2 family protein, which translates into the protein MAQPATGPAEGAGTDPSTTLVATAVHPVDEKLPPARLLPAALQHIAAMYAGVVTPPLIIGQAVGLDTAGMTRLIAASLLIAGLATVLQTVGLGRFAGNRLPFVNAASSAGIAPMLAIAETSAPGHQLPSIYGAVIVAGVFCLAVGPFFGRLLRFFPPLVTGVVITLIGVTLMPVPVAWARGGDATADDFGAMKYLALAAFTLVVILLIQRFGRGFLKQVALLLGMFAGTLAAIPFGMADFAALESAPLAALPTPFAFGTPEFRPAAILSLCIVMLVLMTESSAGMLALGEICDRRTDGRTITRGLRTDGIATLLGPVFGGFPTSAFAQNVGVVSLTRVRSRYVVAAAGAVLLVLGAFPVLGAVVSLVPMPVLGGAGIVLFGSIAVSGIRTLAEAGLDDSSNIILVAVALGAGIIPLAAPTFYAGFPAWAQTVLGSGISAGALVAVVLNLFFHHLGTHSRPAVALKSS
- a CDS encoding 8-oxoguanine deaminase, with product MAASADPQRIVIENCSIATVDAHDTEYASGHIVVAGNRIESVGAGSAPEGLTGVARRVDATGHLATPGLVNTHHHFYQWITRGLATDHNLFDWLVALYPTWARIDEPMARAAAQGSLAMMARGGVTTAMDHHYVFPKGSGDLSGAIIGAAREMGVRFTLARGSMDRSERDGGLPPDFAVETLEGALAATEATVDAHHDASFDAMTQVAVAPCSPFSVSTELMRQGAELARRKGVRLHTHGSETVEEEQFCKELFGMGPTAYFESTGWLGEDVWMAHCVHMNDSDIAAFARTGTGVAHCPSSNARLAAGIARVPDMLAAGVPVGLGVDGTASNESGELHTELRNALLINRLGAHREAALNARQALRLGTIGGAQVLGRADQIGSLEAGKLADLVLWKLDTLAHSSIADPVTALIFGAAAPVTLSLVDGKPVVEGDHLTTVDEDAIARVTRDEARRLAQIAAGS
- a CDS encoding nucleobase:cation symporter-2 family protein produces the protein MAAKPRFRTDADAAAPDATADTAAEADRKHPVDETLPPLKMFTSGLQHVAAMYAGVVAPPLIVGPAVGLTAKETAFLMGASLFTAGIATLLQTIGFWKVGARLPFVNGVSFAGVAPMIAIGKDRGHDGTAVIFGAIIVASLLGFVLAPYFCKLVRFFPPVVTGTVITLIGVSLLPVAFNWSQGGNAAADDYGSMTNITMAAVTLVVVLALRKLLRGFLQQIAILLGLVIGTLIAIPAGITDFGAIKEADVVGFPTPFAFGAPQFEIAAIISMCIVMLVCMTESTADMLALGKIVDRPADEKIIEGGLRADTLGSAISPIFNGFMCSAFAQNVGLVAMTKIRSRFVVAAGGVILILLGLVPVAASVIALVPLPVLGGAGIVLFGTVAASGIQTLATAALEKGENALIVAAAVGIGLIPIAAPQFYHAFPEDLLVVLDSGISTGCVVAIVLNLAFNHFGRKPGPADQPPANGEHVVPAAAGVGVH
- a CDS encoding alpha/beta fold hydrolase — protein: MEDQSVVDVGDVRLAYRTWGDAFGSPVVLLHGLGGSAANWEAAGSLLGQEWRVFALDLRGHGESDWPDDYGLDLMAEDVVGFLDELELDRVGLVGHGMGGVVARLLAQEHSDRVERLVLVETPAPFAGDPGPAGRAEGPVDYDENAVPAVHDQLADPGPDADEGLGDIVSPTMIITGGPESTMEQHRQADVASLIPDCRLITVPGGHRMHETRADQVAAHITEFFTS